One Dictyostelium discoideum AX4 chromosome 3 chromosome, whole genome shotgun sequence genomic region harbors:
- a CDS encoding ankyrin repeat-containing protein, translated as MENTLSKILNFENKNINCNNSNNNNNYKNNNKNINNSYNNYNNICLADIKSEVDYYSYNNKPNLRVLTSSPLPQYSPKNTTPLSSPSDCPNDKLLLSYLNNNNNNNNNNNNNNNNNNNNNNNNNNNNNNNSNNYSNNNNLKFQNVNNDLLNSSTNTTPTKIPINLFLNPLINVNENCPTKSLDDEPVKKKLKPDFKPDVNIKYIQFEFDQTPLFIASFHNNTQSLRNMIHVGTDLNHQCRKKGWSPLMYAAQENNFEIIDQILSTGCTKIDAVNLEGNTALYIACLNSKVKIVNRLLISGSNVNIQNKVGCTPLMISSSIGNKEIIKLLISYGAQVNKTDNHGYNALMYCLIYGYNLKNLTNYCNGTTINETDNININKTKIINILIKQGSKLNQISKDEWTPLKLAIKHCLNIDSIKPLIHNCNSFNDESFIDSQGWTPIKIAIRYSPINIIDFILSSYPNYINQKNDLLDYFKLAIQFRSIEVFIYLYNLFFNNNNNNNNNNNNNNNCNNNFKDIFNKKDIDFLNSLANEYSNNSNNINCNNSDTFKIQEYLNKLLE; from the exons atggaaaacaCATTgtcaaaaatattaaattttgaaaataaaaatataaactgtaataatagtaataataataataattataaaaataataataaaaatattaataatagttataataattataataatatttgtttaGCAGACATAAAATCCGAAGtagattattattcatataaTAACAAACCAAACCTAAGGGTTTTAACAAGCTCCCCCTTACCACAGTATTCTCCAAAGAATACAACACCTTTATCTTCTCCATCTGATTGCCCAAAtgataaactattattatcatatttaaataataataataataataataataataataataataataataataataataataataataataataataataataataataataataataatagtaataattacagtaataataataatttaaaattccaaaatgtaaataatgatttattaaatagtaGTACAAATACAACACCAACCAAAATTccaataaatctttttttaaatcctcTAATAAATGTAAATGAAAATTGTCCAACTAAATCTCTAGATGATGAACctgtaaaaaagaaattaaaaccagATTTTAAACCAgatgtaaatattaaatatattcaatttgaatttgatcaaACTCCTTTATTTATTGCATCATTTCATAATAATACTCAAAGTTTAAGAAATATGATTCATGTTGGTACTGATCTAAATCATCAATGTAGAAAAAAAGGTTGGTCTCCATTGATGTATGCTGCtcaagaaaataattttgaaattattgatcaaatattatcaacagg atgTACAAAAATTGATGCAGTTAATTTAGAAGGTAATACAGCATTATATATTGCatgtttaaattcaaaagttaaaattgtaaatagattattaatttcaggatcaaatgtaaatattcaaaataaagtTGGTTGTACACCATTAATGATATCTTCATCAATtggaaataaagaaattattaaattactaATATCATATGGTGCTCAAGTTAATAAAACTGATAATCATGGTTATAATGCATTAATGTATTGTTTAATCTACGgttacaatttaaaaaatttaacaaattatTGTAATGGTACTACTATCAACGAAactgataatattaatattaataaaaccaaaattataaatatcttAATTAAACAAGGTTcaaaattaaaccaaatttcaaaagatgaATGGACACCACTAAAATTAGCAATTAAACATTGTTTAAacattgattcaattaaaccaTTAATACACAATTGTAACTCTTTCAATGATGAATCATTTATTGACTCTCAAGGTTGGACTCCAATTAAAATAGCAATAAGATATTCACCAATCAATATCATAGATTTCATATTATCATCTTATccaaattatataaatcaaaaaaatgatttactagattattttaaattagcAATACAATTTAGATCAATTGAAGTATTCATTTAtctatataatttattttttaataataataataataataataataataataataataataataattgtaataataattttaaagatatttttaacaaaaaagatatcgattttttaaattcattagcTAATGaatatagtaataatagtaataatataaattgtaataatagtgacacttttaaaatacaagagtatttaaataaacttttagaataa
- the denr gene encoding density-regulated protein, whose translation MSDTESSTPSQPIVVVEYCKICSLPTEYCEYGPSAKQCLKENGPHPNNNKNTASGKDSSNTTATTTTTDTTTTTTTSTENTEEKLKDLKIVDDSKEVSHVDAGKSESKEATGEEKEKEKVSKKKKEVKPQIIIEVNQRNKRKHVTKITGLELYGIKLSDAAKVMAKKFSCGCSVVKSISNPNSEDIDIQGDFGEELVDLIEEKYPTVPLSEIYFLEDKKKVKAR comes from the exons ATGAGTGATACAGAGtcatcaacaccatcacAGCCAATAGTTGTTGTAGAATATTGCAAAA TTTGTTCTTTACCAACTGAATATTGCGAATATGGACCATCAGCAAAACAATGTTTAAAAGAGAATGGACCacatccaaataataataaaaatacagcATCAGGTAAAGATTCATCAAATACTActgctactactactactacagatacaacaacaacaacaactacatcAACAGAAAATACagaagagaaattaaaagatttaaagatTGTTGATGATTCAAAAGAAGTTAGTCATGTTGATGCTGGTAAATCAGAATCAAAAGAAGCTACTggtgaagaaaaagaaaaagaaaaagtatcaaaaaagaaaaaagaagttAAACCACAAATTATCATTGAAGTTAATCAAAGAAATAAGAGAAAACATGTTACAAAGATTACAGGTTTAGAATTATATGGTATAAAATTATCAGATGCAGCTAAAGTTATGGCAAAGAAATTTAGTTGTGGTTGTTCTGTTGTTAAATCAATCTCAAATCCAAATTCTGAAGATATCGATATTCAAGGAGATTTTGGTGAGGAActtgttgatttaattgaagagAAATATCCAACTGTACCATTATCTGAAATTTATTTCTTAGAAGATAAAAAGAAAGTTAAAGCAAgataa